DNA sequence from the Staphylococcus epidermidis genome:
AAACGACACTAGATATCCGACTTACTAAATGTATCTTTTTATACGTTATTATATTATCAAATGTAACAACAACTAGATACAAAATAAGCTTACACATACCAAATATTATAATAAATGCTATCACTTTTTCAAATCTGTATTGCAAATGATCATAAGGTATAGTATAGACCATATCAAACGCCACCGTTTTCGGAAATGGCACAAATACAACTAAACGTTGCGCAATCGATTGATAATGTTGTGACGCAATATATAAAGATACAATTGAAGAAGCAAAGTGCAATATCGATAACCAAATACCTCTACGAAACCCTATCACTATAAAGTAACAAATAATAAGAAGAACAACTATATCAATGAGCATTTATTCATCTCTTTGTTTTAATTGATTTATTTCTTGTTGTAATCGTCTGTTCTCTTCTTCTAATATAACTTTCTCATGCATAATATTCACAGATGTTAAAATCGCTTTTCGAGTTGTATCTAAACCTGCTGATTTTTGACCTAATTCTTGCATTTTTTCATCAACAAGATGTGCTACATAACGAATATGTTCAGGGCTATCTTCGCCAATGATTGTGAAATGTTGATCATTAATCGTAACATTTATTCTATTTTTAAATTCACCCATACTAATTTCTCCTGACCTTGGATTAAAATGATTTTAACTTAAGCAATTTTTTCAAATTCCAATTTATTAAATTGTAAATTGTAGTATTTTACATATTTTTACTTATCATCAAATATTATACATGAGTGTAAATACCGATGTAAACGTCTGTTATTAAAAGATAATACAGATGACATATTCAACAAAATCATTTAAGACTATATTCAATATTAAAATTTGATAAAATATAAAAGAGTACAAAAAAAGAGAGGATTCAATTAATGGGAAATGTCGTATACAAACTCACGTCAAAAGAAATTCAATCATTGATGGCTCAAACTACTTTTGAGACGACGAAGTTACCTCAAGGTATGAAAGCTCGTACGAGATATCAAAATACTGTTATCAACATCTATAGTTCTGGCAAAGTAATGTTTCAAGGTAAGAATGCTGATCAACTTGCGAGTCAATTGCTACCAGATAAACAATCAACAACTGGCAAACATACATCATCAAATACAACTAGTATTCAATATAATCGTTTTCATTGTATTGGAAGCGATGAAGCAGGCAGTGGCGACTATTTTGGTCCATTGACTGTATGTGCAGCTTATGTGAGCCAATCACATATCAAAATCTTAAAAGAACTTGGTGTAGATGATTCAAAAAAACTAAACGATACTAAAATCGTCGATCTTGCAGAACAGCTCATTACCTTTATCCCGCATTCTTTATTAACATTAGATAATGTTAAGTATAACGAACGACAAAGTATAGGATGGTCTCAAGTTAAAATGAAAGCTGTCTTACATAATGAAGCTATCAAAAATGTGCTTCAAAAAATTGAGCAAGATCAACTGGATTATATTGTTATTGATCAATTTGCAAAGCGAGAAGTTTATCAACATTAT
Encoded proteins:
- the zapA gene encoding cell division protein ZapA translates to MGEFKNRINVTINDQHFTIIGEDSPEHIRYVAHLVDEKMQELGQKSAGLDTTRKAILTSVNIMHEKVILEEENRRLQQEINQLKQRDE
- a CDS encoding CvpA family protein; translated protein: MLIDIVVLLIICYFIVIGFRRGIWLSILHFASSIVSLYIASQHYQSIAQRLVVFVPFPKTVAFDMVYTIPYDHLQYRFEKVIAFIIIFGMCKLILYLVVVTFDNIITYKKIHLVSRISSVVLSIISVFIYLQIGLYLLSLYPHSFIQYQLSQSLVSRVVIEQIPYLSQFILNL
- the rnhC gene encoding ribonuclease HIII, which translates into the protein MGNVVYKLTSKEIQSLMAQTTFETTKLPQGMKARTRYQNTVINIYSSGKVMFQGKNADQLASQLLPDKQSTTGKHTSSNTTSIQYNRFHCIGSDEAGSGDYFGPLTVCAAYVSQSHIKILKELGVDDSKKLNDTKIVDLAEQLITFIPHSLLTLDNVKYNERQSIGWSQVKMKAVLHNEAIKNVLQKIEQDQLDYIVIDQFAKREVYQHYALSALPFPDKTKFETKGESKSLAIAVASIISRYAFVKHMDHISKKLHMEIPKGASNKVDLIAAKVIQKYDIQQLDTISKKHFKNRDKAIHLMNQKYNK